The following are from one region of the Phormidium sp. PBR-2020 genome:
- a CDS encoding IS200/IS605 family accessory protein TnpB-related protein — MATKKPTSIIRTDQWNLNPTAKQRVLLSQTVKVYRRVCRHLMGILLTHWSSLGALSSQKRVLAVEKLIHRTAKNPNPKYRQFDQTFYKFPSYYRRAAIVFAAGQVSSYMTRYREWQSGTRQRRDAQPPGLNPNSGCYPTLYKGQCYKLHGYDRIEIKVFNGTDWVWTTVGITGLRERHTVDSNRLLSPSLIFNEEKRACHLSVPFECHPPQREGDGNVVSVDLGINTTATVAVVNFDGTVIHREFIHPGRDIDCRDKRLKSVSKRASQTMGNGGSLQKGFCSNTYRKCRNINRQIGQIVSKRIVQIARQFNADAIVFENLKGWKAKGGRKRSNLRQRFHGWLKGMIRELTEMKWQEMGGQVIDVVAAYTSKLAYDGSGVVRRDSKNYALAKFSSGKRYNADLNGALNIAARGILQLTRRKDSEECSSQRPGHSPRSWACLCDLWTHTVLG; from the coding sequence ATGGCAACAAAGAAACCCACCTCAATCATCCGTACAGACCAATGGAATCTTAACCCGACAGCCAAGCAGCGAGTTCTGCTGAGCCAAACGGTTAAGGTCTACCGTCGTGTCTGTCGGCATTTGATGGGAATTCTCTTAACCCATTGGTCATCTCTAGGAGCGTTATCGAGCCAAAAACGGGTTCTAGCCGTCGAAAAACTCATTCACCGAACCGCCAAGAACCCCAACCCCAAATACCGGCAATTTGACCAGACCTTTTACAAGTTCCCCAGCTACTACCGAAGAGCCGCCATCGTCTTCGCTGCTGGCCAAGTCAGCAGTTACATGACCCGGTATCGGGAATGGCAATCGGGGACTCGTCAACGTCGGGATGCCCAACCTCCAGGCCTCAATCCCAACAGCGGCTGTTATCCGACCCTGTATAAAGGTCAATGCTATAAGCTGCATGGCTACGACCGCATCGAAATCAAGGTCTTTAACGGAACCGATTGGGTCTGGACAACCGTTGGGATTACAGGCCTACGAGAACGGCACACCGTAGACAGCAACAGGCTACTGTCGCCATCCCTCATTTTTAATGAGGAGAAAAGGGCCTGTCACCTATCGGTTCCCTTTGAGTGCCATCCCCCCCAACGGGAGGGAGATGGCAATGTGGTGAGTGTTGACCTGGGTATCAACACCACCGCGACCGTGGCAGTCGTGAATTTTGACGGCACTGTAATCCACCGGGAGTTTATTCATCCGGGGAGAGACATAGATTGTCGAGATAAGCGGCTGAAATCGGTATCTAAACGAGCAAGTCAGACAATGGGGAACGGTGGAAGCCTCCAAAAAGGGTTCTGCTCGAATACCTACCGCAAATGCCGTAACATCAACCGTCAAATCGGGCAGATTGTCTCGAAGCGTATCGTGCAGATTGCCCGACAGTTCAATGCCGATGCCATTGTCTTTGAGAACCTGAAAGGATGGAAGGCCAAAGGCGGACGAAAACGCTCTAACCTGCGTCAACGCTTTCATGGATGGCTTAAGGGTATGATTCGAGAGTTGACCGAGATGAAGTGGCAAGAGATGGGCGGTCAGGTGATTGATGTCGTTGCTGCCTATACCTCAAAGCTGGCTTATGACGGCAGTGGCGTGGTGCGGCGCGACTCCAAAAACTATGCCCTGGCTAAATTTTCTTCGGGCAAGCGATACAATGCCGACCTCAATGGGGCGCTCAATATTGCTGCCCGAGGTATTCTTCAGCTCACTCGCCGAAAGGACAGTGAGGAGTGTTCCAGCCAAAGACCTGGACATTCGCCTAGAAGCTGGGCTTGTTTGTGTGACCTGTGGACTCATACAGTCCTAGGTTAG
- a CDS encoding PspA/IM30 family protein produces the protein MKKAVYWLMGDWAGRITINTWNWLWGKPPEAPPDSEADVITTAELSLKTMQQSVQDLEQTVRAQRSAYRQAELKYKAKLRQVESYEKQAAIAQQQGDKAGARLAMTQAIRLEKLLPQIGDRLHHAQAFLQSSEERLQRETIQLEAYRLDVEHLKDMAELGDVLDPLSQVSRQQDLEAARSHLDDARSRLELQRFEEQALTELSQTQPGDQEADWEQAHLNEEVERRLQQFDQSP, from the coding sequence ATGAAAAAAGCAGTGTACTGGTTAATGGGGGATTGGGCCGGACGGATCACCATTAACACCTGGAACTGGCTCTGGGGTAAGCCTCCCGAAGCGCCCCCTGACTCAGAGGCTGATGTCATTACCACGGCGGAACTCTCGCTCAAAACCATGCAGCAGTCCGTCCAAGATCTCGAACAAACCGTACGCGCTCAACGCTCCGCCTACCGTCAGGCTGAGTTGAAGTATAAAGCGAAACTGCGCCAAGTCGAGTCCTATGAAAAACAGGCGGCGATCGCCCAACAACAAGGCGACAAAGCTGGGGCCCGCTTAGCCATGACGCAAGCGATACGACTTGAAAAACTGCTGCCCCAAATTGGCGATCGCCTCCATCACGCCCAAGCGTTTTTGCAGTCCTCCGAGGAGCGACTGCAACGGGAGACGATTCAACTCGAAGCCTATCGCCTTGATGTGGAGCATCTCAAGGATATGGCTGAACTCGGAGACGTTCTCGATCCCCTCAGCCAAGTCTCTCGTCAACAGGACTTAGAAGCGGCGCGATCGCACCTCGATGATGCCCGAAGCCGTCTGGAACTGCAACGCTTCGAAGAACAAGCCTTAACAGAACTCTCCCAGACGCAACCGGGCGATCAGGAGGCTGACTGGGAACAAGCTCACCTCAACGAAGAAGTCGAGCGCCGCCTACAACAGTTCGATCAGTCTCCCTAA
- a CDS encoding phosphate ABC transporter substrate-binding protein, producing MSQTQSGPPPIVYILLLALLGFGGYWFLVRTPENQSDQPSLPSEGVSARNDPSTPLTPSQFTVPGSLPSGTRLNLQGSTAMVSINSALKQGFEEQFSGVVVTTSATGSGDGISAVLAGNADLGASSRPLRPEEQAQGLVAVPVAEDAIALVVGVSNPFGQGLSQQDAVDIFSGQITNWSEIGGPNKPIRVLNRPPVSGTHQTFREVVLNGGDFGNTPNITTLERDATTPMLRALGDDGIGYATAAQIFNQSTVRPVAIDGLTPMAAQYPYRRTLYYVYKDPANETVQAFLGYAFSDAGQAAIARARAAQD from the coding sequence ATGTCACAGACACAATCCGGGCCGCCCCCTATTGTCTATATCCTCCTCCTCGCCCTACTCGGCTTTGGTGGGTATTGGTTCCTTGTCCGCACCCCTGAAAACCAGTCGGATCAGCCATCCCTTCCCTCTGAGGGAGTCTCCGCCAGGAATGACCCATCAACCCCCCTCACCCCCAGCCAATTCACCGTCCCCGGAAGCCTTCCCAGCGGAACCCGCCTCAACCTGCAAGGCTCTACCGCGATGGTCTCTATCAATAGCGCTCTAAAACAGGGGTTTGAAGAGCAGTTTTCTGGAGTTGTGGTCACCACCTCGGCGACGGGGTCTGGAGACGGTATAAGTGCCGTTTTAGCCGGGAATGCTGACCTCGGTGCCTCCTCCCGTCCCCTGCGCCCCGAGGAACAGGCTCAAGGACTCGTCGCCGTTCCCGTTGCCGAAGATGCGATCGCCCTCGTCGTCGGCGTCAGCAATCCCTTTGGCCAAGGATTGAGCCAACAAGACGCGGTTGACATCTTCAGTGGACAAATTACCAACTGGTCAGAGATTGGCGGTCCCAACAAACCCATTCGTGTCCTCAACCGCCCTCCCGTCAGCGGCACTCACCAAACCTTCCGAGAAGTCGTTCTCAACGGCGGCGACTTTGGCAATACCCCCAACATCACCACCTTAGAGCGGGATGCCACCACCCCCATGTTGCGGGCCCTAGGCGACGACGGCATCGGCTACGCCACCGCCGCCCAAATTTTCAACCAAAGCACCGTCCGTCCCGTGGCTATTGACGGCCTAACCCCCATGGCCGCTCAATATCCCTATCGGCGTACCCTCTACTACGTCTATAAAGACCCCGCCAACGAGACCGTTCAAGCGTTCCTGGGTTATGCCTTCTCCGACGCCGGACAAGCTGCGATCGCCCGCGCCCGGGCAGCACAAGACTAG
- a CDS encoding TVP38/TMEM64 family protein — protein sequence MFSISLPLFSWFLIGAATPILAQDSPGGFNPQLWLQQALQSIQDLGGLGILAFIGLYIIATVAFLPGSIVTLGGGVVFGVVFGSLYVFIGAVLGSTLAFLIGRYLARDWVAGKIASNPKFAAIDDAVGREGFKIVFLTRLSPIFPFNLLNYAYGVTNVSFKDYVLGSLGMIPGTIMYVYIGSLAGSLATLGTGAATADPQAELLQRILQIIGFIATVAVTIYVTRIARNALAETVGEQVVNSE from the coding sequence ATGTTCTCGATAAGCCTACCCCTATTCTCCTGGTTTCTCATCGGGGCAGCCACCCCCATCCTGGCCCAAGATAGCCCCGGGGGCTTCAACCCCCAACTCTGGTTACAACAAGCCCTGCAAAGCATCCAAGACTTAGGAGGTTTAGGCATCCTCGCCTTCATTGGCCTCTATATCATTGCCACCGTTGCCTTCCTCCCCGGTTCCATCGTCACCCTCGGTGGTGGAGTCGTCTTCGGGGTAGTGTTTGGCTCCCTCTATGTCTTCATCGGGGCTGTACTCGGCTCAACCCTCGCCTTTCTCATTGGCCGCTATCTCGCCCGGGACTGGGTGGCCGGGAAAATTGCCAGTAACCCCAAATTTGCCGCCATCGACGACGCCGTCGGACGAGAAGGCTTCAAAATTGTCTTCCTCACGCGTCTGTCTCCCATCTTTCCCTTCAACCTCCTCAACTACGCCTACGGCGTCACCAACGTCTCCTTCAAAGACTACGTTCTCGGCTCCCTGGGTATGATTCCCGGAACCATCATGTACGTCTATATCGGCTCTCTCGCCGGGAGTTTAGCCACCCTCGGAACCGGAGCCGCCACCGCAGATCCCCAAGCAGAACTCTTGCAACGCATTCTCCAAATTATTGGTTTCATCGCCACCGTAGCCGTGACCATTTACGTCACCCGCATCGCCCGCAACGCCCTCGCCGAAACCGTCGGCGAACAAGTCGTTAATAGTGAATAA
- a CDS encoding mercuric reductase yields the protein MPNSPSHTFTISPMDEYNRELLQQTHPPDWVNPKPADCYDLVVIGGGTAGLVVAVGAAGLDIGLNVALVERNLMGGDCLNTGCVPSKSLIRSSRVVGEMWNAPNYGIASPEKIDIDFAAVMERLRKIRAGISHHDSAHRFAKAGVDIFLGNGSFTGNHAIQVDDVTLNYKKAVIATGARAVHPQTPGLAEAGYLTNETVFNLTERPNRLAVIGGGPIGCELAQAFRRLGSQVTLIHRHSHLLHREDADAAKIVQQTFIREGIELVLGCEPERVEKTEAGKVLEFNHNGEKKQVVVDEILIGAGRSPNVEHLNLESAGVAYNRRGVEVNEYLQTTNPKIYAAGDICMNWKFTHAADAAARIVIQNTLFAPFGLGRPKLSSLVMPWVTYTDPEVAHVGLYEGEAQEKGIETKTIKIEFKDLDRAIADGETDGFLKVLHEKRSDKILGATIVSRHAGESISEITTAMVGGLGLKTLSSVIHPYPTQAECIRKAADAYKRTQLTSTTKTLLKLLNRLS from the coding sequence ATGCCTAACTCCCCATCTCACACCTTCACCATCTCCCCCATGGATGAGTACAACCGTGAACTCCTCCAACAAACCCATCCTCCTGATTGGGTAAATCCAAAACCCGCTGATTGCTACGATTTAGTGGTCATTGGCGGAGGAACTGCTGGATTAGTGGTCGCCGTTGGGGCCGCCGGATTGGACATTGGCCTCAACGTGGCTCTGGTTGAACGGAATTTAATGGGGGGAGATTGCCTCAATACCGGTTGCGTTCCCTCTAAAAGCTTGATTCGCTCCTCCCGTGTGGTCGGAGAAATGTGGAACGCCCCCAACTATGGCATTGCCTCTCCTGAAAAGATTGATATCGATTTTGCCGCCGTAATGGAACGGTTGCGAAAAATCCGTGCCGGGATTAGTCATCATGATTCTGCTCATCGCTTTGCCAAGGCTGGCGTGGATATCTTCCTGGGAAATGGCAGTTTTACTGGGAATCACGCCATTCAAGTCGATGATGTCACCCTCAACTATAAAAAAGCCGTGATTGCCACGGGAGCCAGAGCCGTTCATCCCCAAACGCCGGGATTAGCCGAAGCGGGCTATCTCACCAATGAGACGGTGTTTAACCTCACCGAACGCCCCAACCGCCTCGCAGTCATTGGCGGTGGCCCCATTGGCTGTGAATTAGCTCAAGCCTTCCGTCGTCTTGGTTCCCAGGTGACACTGATTCATCGGCATTCCCATTTGTTGCATCGGGAAGATGCTGATGCAGCAAAGATTGTGCAACAGACGTTTATCCGGGAAGGGATTGAGTTAGTTCTCGGCTGTGAACCGGAACGGGTAGAGAAGACGGAAGCGGGGAAAGTCCTGGAGTTCAACCACAACGGGGAGAAAAAACAGGTGGTGGTTGATGAAATCCTCATTGGTGCCGGGCGATCGCCGAATGTGGAACACTTGAACCTAGAGTCCGCTGGAGTGGCCTACAATCGCCGAGGTGTAGAGGTGAACGAGTATTTACAAACCACGAACCCTAAAATTTATGCGGCGGGGGATATCTGCATGAATTGGAAATTCACCCATGCCGCCGATGCCGCTGCCCGAATTGTGATTCAGAATACCCTGTTTGCCCCCTTTGGCTTGGGACGACCGAAGTTAAGCAGTTTGGTGATGCCCTGGGTCACGTATACTGATCCAGAAGTGGCCCATGTAGGACTCTATGAGGGAGAGGCGCAAGAGAAAGGCATTGAGACCAAAACGATTAAGATAGAGTTTAAGGATTTGGATCGGGCGATCGCCGATGGGGAAACCGACGGCTTTCTCAAGGTTCTCCATGAGAAACGTTCAGACAAAATCCTCGGGGCCACAATTGTCTCCCGTCATGCGGGAGAGTCAATTAGTGAAATCACCACGGCGATGGTAGGAGGACTCGGCTTAAAAACCCTCTCCAGCGTGATTCATCCCTATCCCACCCAAGCCGAATGTATCCGCAAAGCCGCCGATGCCTACAAACGAACCCAATTAACCAGCACCACCAAAACACTGTTAAAACTCCTCAATCGCCTGTCCTAA
- a CDS encoding DNA double-strand break repair nuclease NurA, whose translation MLDLNQVTKLLPGIGEHLREEAVAAQKRLELAQGLFETACEHQEELVAAQEQWRDRIWFSAATPVEPLQSRILLQRPPSTHTVIATDGSQIAPNQHEIAYCYLLNIGRVVLHYGQNRAPVLDSVPEVFYRPEDLYASRQWGIRTEEWMGYRRAVSEAQELATLGVELRHQYPDLPLLAMVDGSLIYWFLDSLPDEARDRILNPILDAWERLRRVGVPLMGYLSASRSREALSFLRLEACAFEQPNCLSYCPYIAPTEGDVLAKRAPCQVMEPLRDTSFWAGLLQPGERSCLWKSSLPVLGLYPAEQTVYFCYVHVGTEIARVDVPAWVAEDADQLEAALSLMLGQVYKGYGYPVSLAEAHNQAVVRGGDRQRFFALLERQMIEAGLTNVGTSYKEARKRRSIA comes from the coding sequence ATGCTCGATCTCAACCAAGTCACAAAACTCCTGCCCGGTATTGGCGAACATCTACGGGAAGAAGCCGTCGCCGCTCAGAAACGGCTCGAATTGGCTCAAGGATTGTTTGAGACAGCCTGTGAGCATCAGGAGGAATTAGTGGCGGCTCAGGAGCAATGGCGCGATCGCATCTGGTTTTCGGCCGCGACTCCCGTTGAACCCCTCCAAAGTCGGATTCTTCTACAACGGCCCCCTTCCACTCATACCGTTATCGCCACCGATGGCTCGCAAATCGCCCCCAATCAGCATGAGATCGCCTATTGCTATCTCCTCAACATTGGGCGAGTTGTCTTGCATTATGGGCAAAATCGCGCCCCAGTCCTCGATAGTGTGCCGGAAGTGTTCTATCGCCCGGAGGATTTATATGCCTCGCGACAATGGGGGATTCGTACAGAGGAATGGATGGGCTATCGGCGGGCCGTTTCTGAGGCTCAGGAGTTGGCGACGTTGGGGGTGGAGTTGCGCCACCAGTATCCAGATTTACCTCTGTTGGCCATGGTGGATGGTTCCCTGATTTATTGGTTCCTCGATAGTCTGCCCGATGAGGCCCGCGATCGCATCCTTAACCCGATTCTTGATGCGTGGGAGCGACTGCGACGAGTCGGGGTTCCCCTGATGGGCTATCTCAGTGCCTCCCGCAGCCGTGAAGCCTTGAGTTTCTTGCGGTTAGAGGCCTGTGCCTTTGAGCAACCCAATTGTTTAAGTTATTGCCCGTATATTGCCCCCACGGAAGGGGATGTGTTGGCCAAACGCGCTCCCTGTCAGGTGATGGAACCCCTACGAGATACCAGTTTCTGGGCGGGGTTGTTGCAACCGGGAGAACGTAGTTGTTTGTGGAAGTCATCATTGCCAGTGTTGGGGTTATACCCGGCGGAGCAGACTGTATATTTTTGTTATGTTCATGTGGGGACAGAAATTGCTCGGGTGGACGTTCCCGCCTGGGTTGCAGAGGACGCTGACCAGTTGGAAGCGGCATTGAGCCTTATGTTAGGACAGGTCTATAAAGGCTATGGCTACCCCGTTAGTTTGGCAGAGGCCCACAATCAGGCAGTGGTTCGGGGGGGCGATCGCCAACGCTTTTTTGCCCTCCTGGAACGACAAATGATTGAAGCGGGTTTAACCAATGTGGGAACCTCTTATAAGGAGGCTCGTAAACGCCGCAGCATCGCCTAA
- a CDS encoding tetratricopeptide repeat protein translates to MRNFQADSELDDGQTTVSQEMSQSVFRQQLLKRLQLTPASLRRIYPRSRRSQYRAALNWLIHYEPLSPDSNLDQVRGYLEAFRHLREVEDWQRCQNLLVLPLDLLTGEPLHKQLEIWGYYQEQMEMYQPLLGQGDALLNLVCLEGLGKAYSCLGDYSQAIAYHQQHLTLAQRLGDQQNEAIALGNLGLEHYYLGEYDPAICYFQRGLTLAQRLGDRAGIGQALGNLGLALHEQGDYEQAIAYHQQDLAIAQELNDRRGMGQALGNLGFAYYALGDYSQALGYEERYLDISRKIGFREGEAIALSNMGETYVCLGRYEEATESLQRALEIVREIGDRHGEAEGLKNLAELHQHLNNPERAIGYCQQALSIAKKLGIPLSKDCEALLDSLQSDAYSTG, encoded by the coding sequence ATGAGGAACTTTCAGGCAGACTCAGAACTCGATGATGGGCAGACCACCGTGTCTCAAGAAATGTCTCAGTCTGTATTTCGTCAGCAACTCTTAAAACGGTTACAGCTGACCCCGGCTAGCTTGCGACGTATTTATCCTCGAAGTCGCCGCAGCCAATATCGTGCAGCTCTCAACTGGCTGATTCACTATGAGCCACTCTCCCCCGACTCCAACTTGGATCAGGTGCGTGGCTATCTTGAGGCCTTTCGCCATTTGAGGGAGGTGGAAGATTGGCAACGCTGTCAAAACTTGTTGGTCTTACCCTTAGATCTATTGACGGGGGAACCCTTACATAAGCAACTGGAGATTTGGGGGTATTATCAAGAACAGATGGAGATGTATCAACCGTTGTTGGGTCAAGGGGATGCGCTCCTGAATTTGGTGTGTTTGGAAGGGTTGGGCAAGGCCTACTCCTGTTTGGGAGATTATAGTCAGGCGATCGCCTATCACCAACAACATTTAACCCTGGCTCAACGGCTAGGAGATCAGCAAAATGAAGCCATTGCCTTAGGGAATTTGGGCTTAGAACATTACTATTTGGGGGAGTATGACCCGGCGATTTGCTATTTTCAGAGGGGTCTGACATTGGCACAACGTTTGGGCGATCGCGCAGGGATTGGCCAGGCGTTGGGGAATTTAGGCTTGGCCTTACATGAACAAGGGGACTACGAACAGGCGATCGCCTATCATCAACAGGATTTAGCCATTGCTCAGGAGTTAAATGACCGTCGGGGGATGGGCCAGGCTCTCGGAAACTTAGGATTTGCCTATTATGCGTTAGGGGATTATTCCCAGGCTCTCGGCTATGAGGAACGCTATCTGGATATCTCTCGCAAGATTGGCTTTCGCGAAGGCGAGGCGATCGCCCTGTCGAATATGGGCGAAACCTATGTCTGTCTGGGCCGGTATGAGGAAGCCACTGAGAGTCTGCAACGAGCCTTAGAGATTGTGCGGGAGATTGGCGATCGCCATGGGGAAGCTGAGGGCTTAAAAAACTTGGCGGAACTGCATCAACATCTCAATAACCCAGAGCGGGCGATCGGCTATTGTCAACAAGCCCTGAGCATTGCGAAAAAGCTGGGGATTCCTTTAAGCAAAGACTGTGAAGCTCTCCTAGACTCTCTCCAGTCCGATGCTTACTCGACTGGGTAG
- a CDS encoding ATP-binding protein, with protein MAATLKASIEGLRQVDYARRYKGWLKSSSEWCDAASTSAATLKRFWRRLPVRSQTFVAICEAVDVSWQEVVAVSPVGDNPPAATADPPRSQAQAVTSTVTSTVPLAKGPGDRHLDFFAYDEAWVGREAVLAQLSEQLQQSCRLLVLLGITGIGKTALGERLAISLYPQWTGEQWQQLLRENLDNDRQPNDFISVASHWWEQWGYPLEGAKDGEMLVDRTAQYFLNQPLLLIIDSLEMMLQGNEEEGWSDFKDPLWAMFFEAVLAAPICQGRIILTSQDFPGQLPARYSNFWACEFLGGLNETEQLALFAKANLDLSQESQSYLRRIGAAYEGHPLALRVIAGEISNAPFSGNVRAYWHKYGQDIEEVEQAIAQARMGQTTSASDHWQLHDCTRLLRMKVRDRLEQTFRRLKQEAPAAYILLCEASVYRCPVVESFWLSHLEDWEYSKAEAQLALDMLRDRYLVEEITEGDRLLLRQHNLIRSVALSHLQGLD; from the coding sequence GTGGCAGCAACACTCAAGGCCTCCATTGAGGGGCTTCGACAGGTTGATTACGCACGACGGTATAAGGGTTGGCTCAAGTCATCCTCCGAGTGGTGTGATGCGGCGTCCACCTCAGCGGCAACCTTGAAACGGTTTTGGCGGCGGTTGCCGGTGCGATCGCAAACCTTTGTCGCCATCTGTGAGGCGGTGGATGTATCTTGGCAAGAGGTGGTGGCGGTCTCTCCCGTTGGCGACAATCCTCCAGCTGCCACAGCAGATCCCCCGAGATCTCAGGCCCAGGCCGTGACCTCAACGGTAACGTCAACGGTTCCTCTGGCGAAGGGCCCCGGAGATCGCCATTTAGATTTTTTCGCCTATGATGAAGCCTGGGTGGGACGGGAGGCAGTTTTGGCTCAGTTAAGTGAGCAATTACAACAGTCTTGCCGTCTGTTGGTGTTGTTGGGGATTACGGGAATTGGGAAAACGGCCCTCGGGGAGCGGCTGGCAATCTCGTTATATCCACAATGGACGGGGGAACAGTGGCAACAGTTACTACGGGAGAACCTGGATAACGATCGCCAGCCGAATGACTTTATCAGTGTTGCCAGCCATTGGTGGGAACAATGGGGTTATCCCCTAGAGGGGGCAAAAGATGGGGAAATGCTGGTCGATCGCACGGCTCAGTATTTCCTTAATCAGCCCCTATTGTTGATTATTGACTCCTTAGAAATGATGCTGCAAGGCAATGAGGAGGAAGGCTGGAGCGACTTTAAAGACCCGTTATGGGCAATGTTTTTTGAGGCCGTGTTGGCGGCCCCCATCTGTCAGGGGCGGATTATTCTCACCTCTCAAGATTTTCCCGGCCAGCTTCCGGCACGATATAGCAATTTTTGGGCCTGTGAATTTCTCGGGGGATTGAATGAAACGGAACAGTTAGCCTTATTTGCTAAAGCTAATCTGGATCTCAGCCAAGAAAGTCAGAGCTATCTACGACGGATTGGAGCCGCCTATGAAGGACATCCTCTGGCGTTGCGGGTGATTGCTGGGGAAATTTCTAACGCCCCCTTTTCGGGCAATGTGCGGGCCTATTGGCACAAATATGGTCAGGATATCGAGGAGGTGGAACAGGCGATCGCCCAAGCCAGGATGGGCCAGACAACTTCGGCGAGCGATCACTGGCAACTGCATGACTGTACTCGCCTGTTACGGATGAAGGTTCGCGATCGCCTCGAACAAACCTTTCGACGCTTAAAGCAAGAAGCTCCAGCCGCCTATATCTTGCTCTGTGAGGCTTCGGTCTATCGTTGCCCGGTGGTGGAATCCTTCTGGCTCTCCCATTTGGAGGATTGGGAGTATAGTAAAGCGGAGGCTCAACTGGCGTTAGATATGTTGCGCGATCGCTATTTGGTTGAGGAAATCACCGAGGGCGATCGCCTCTTGTTACGTCAACATAATCTGATTCGTAGCGTTGCCCTGAGTCATTTACAAGGGTTAGATTGA
- a CDS encoding TIGR00341 family protein has product MPKVDQQTLAVLSQEISGDSKLNLNFIFLSVASCIIATCGLLLNSPAVIIGAMIVAPLMLPLRGLALGAMKGDVFLFRRGITTLLVGTIISLVLSAVIGAVANIPLTEFSPEILARTQPNLLDLVIALAAGAVGGFAKVRPKISDAIAGTAISVALMPPLCVVGLALSQGATFAARGAFLLYTTNLLGITLACITVFIWEGYYVEKIRMARALTYTVLLTLPIVIPLSISLGQLLRQTRLQSTLRSILVTRTITVGQQVELIQTRINWNRNPPEVYLRVRTRPDAPLTPRQVFEVERLVTREMRQDFLLVFQVESFDEIRSEDLFGYRVPYQEGEEDEVDSTSEPLSPETLERIGQTIWRLNGFLNQPMQRRTVQGRDSLG; this is encoded by the coding sequence ATGCCAAAAGTTGACCAACAGACGCTAGCGGTTCTGTCTCAGGAGATTTCTGGGGATTCCAAACTCAATCTTAACTTTATCTTTCTCTCGGTTGCTTCTTGTATTATTGCCACCTGTGGGCTATTACTCAATAGTCCCGCCGTCATTATTGGTGCAATGATTGTAGCTCCTCTGATGTTACCCTTACGAGGCTTGGCTTTGGGGGCAATGAAGGGAGATGTATTTTTGTTTCGCCGAGGCATCACCACGCTTCTGGTTGGCACAATCATTTCACTGGTTCTCTCGGCGGTGATTGGGGCGGTTGCCAATATCCCCCTAACGGAGTTTAGCCCAGAAATCCTGGCGCGCACCCAACCTAACCTGTTGGATTTAGTGATTGCCTTAGCGGCGGGGGCTGTGGGTGGCTTTGCCAAGGTGCGCCCGAAAATCAGTGATGCGATCGCCGGAACCGCCATTTCGGTGGCCCTGATGCCCCCGCTCTGTGTGGTGGGTTTAGCGCTCTCGCAAGGGGCCACCTTCGCCGCTCGGGGGGCCTTTTTGCTCTACACAACGAACCTCCTAGGCATCACCCTAGCTTGTATTACGGTCTTTATCTGGGAAGGATACTATGTGGAAAAAATCCGCATGGCCCGGGCCTTGACCTATACGGTCTTGCTGACGTTGCCGATTGTTATCCCCCTATCCATTAGTCTAGGGCAACTGCTACGGCAAACCCGCCTCCAATCGACCCTACGTTCCATTCTGGTCACGCGCACCATCACCGTCGGACAGCAGGTGGAATTGATCCAAACCCGCATTAACTGGAATCGCAACCCTCCTGAGGTCTATTTACGGGTGAGGACGCGTCCTGACGCCCCCCTGACTCCCCGACAAGTGTTTGAGGTGGAACGGCTGGTGACCCGGGAAATGCGCCAGGACTTTCTCTTGGTGTTTCAGGTCGAGAGTTTTGATGAAATTCGCTCAGAAGATTTGTTTGGTTACCGAGTTCCCTATCAAGAGGGAGAGGAGGATGAGGTTGACTCCACCTCTGAACCGCTCTCCCCTGAGACCTTGGAAAGAATCGGCCAAACCATTTGGCGCTTGAATGGCTTTCTTAACCAACCCATGCAGCGGCGTACGGTTCAGGGCCGCGATTCACTTGGGTAG